Proteins encoded in a region of the Paenibacillus pedocola genome:
- the metH gene encoding methionine synthase, which translates to MGTMIQQVPLTGEDFGGEDLDGCNEMLVLTRPEVIQDIHEKYLEAGADLIETNTFGATSVVLAEYDIPQRAREINLEAARLARNAVDKYDTPEHPRYVIGAMGPTTKTLSVTGGVTFQELVSSYQEQAVALIDGKVDALLLETSQDTLNVKAGSIGIKNAFEQTGITLPVMISGTIEPMGTTLAGQNIEAFYISLEHLKPISIGLNCATGPEFMRDHIRSLSAISSAAVSCYPNAGLPDENGNYHESPDSLARKLAGFAEKGWLNIAGGCCGTTPDHIRAMAELLTTFEPRKLDGSHPPALSGIEPVYVESDNRPYMVGERTNVLGSRKFKRLIVEGKYEEASEIARAQVKSGAQVIDVCVQDPDRDESEDIKQFLELVVKKVKVPLMIDTTDPKVIDLALQYCQGKAIINSINLEDGEEKFELVTPLIHKYGAAIVVGTIDETGQAIKASDKLEVAKRSYDLLVNKYGLAAEDLIFDTLVFPVGTGDEQYIGSAKETIDGIRLIKEALPAVHTILGISNVSFGLPEAGREVLNSVFLYECTKAGLDYAIVNTEKVERYASIPEEERHLAEELIYNTNDETLAAFVAAFREKKVEKKEKISNLSLEERLASYVVEGTKEGLIPDLNEALTKNGPLDIINGPLMAGMSEVGRLFNNNELIVAEVLQSAEVMKASVGHLEQFMQKDETSVKGKIMLATVKGDVHDIGKNLVEIILSNNGYEIINLGIKVPPENIIEAFRREKADAIGLSGLLVKSAQQMVTTAQDLRSAGIDVPIMVGGAALTRKFTKTRIRPEYDGLVLYAKDAMDGLDIANRLMNPDERVKLEEEVRQEAEAAVAVAPQQELPVLTRAVRSKISADAPVFTPPDLERHVLRSYPLGHIVPYVNMQMLLGHHLGLRGSVEAQLAAGDPRTVELKETVDDILHQAILEGTITPHAMYQFFPAQSRGNDILIYDPQNTANILHTFTFPRQNVEPYLCLADFLKSVDSGIMDYVGFLVVTAGHGVREMSTELKDKGDYLRSHALQAVALEVAEGLAERVHHMMRDTWGFPDPADMTMKQRHGARYQGIRVSFGYPACPDLEDQGPLFKLLSPEDIGVHLTDGFMMEPEASVSAMVFAHPEAQYFNVEKL; encoded by the coding sequence ATGGGTACAATGATTCAACAAGTGCCCCTTACCGGTGAGGATTTTGGCGGAGAAGACTTGGATGGCTGTAATGAAATGCTGGTGCTTACCCGTCCTGAGGTGATTCAGGATATTCATGAGAAATATCTTGAAGCCGGCGCGGATCTAATCGAGACAAACACATTTGGGGCGACTTCTGTGGTGCTTGCTGAATATGATATTCCTCAGCGGGCACGGGAGATTAATCTGGAGGCAGCAAGACTTGCCCGGAACGCCGTAGACAAATACGATACGCCTGAACATCCCCGTTATGTGATCGGCGCAATGGGGCCAACCACGAAGACGCTCTCCGTGACCGGAGGTGTGACTTTTCAAGAGCTGGTTAGCAGCTATCAGGAGCAGGCTGTTGCACTTATTGACGGGAAAGTGGATGCTCTGCTGCTGGAGACTTCCCAGGATACATTAAATGTGAAGGCAGGCAGTATCGGGATCAAAAATGCTTTTGAGCAGACGGGAATTACACTGCCTGTTATGATCTCGGGAACGATTGAACCGATGGGAACAACCCTGGCGGGTCAGAATATTGAAGCCTTTTACATCTCGCTTGAGCACCTGAAGCCGATCTCCATCGGACTTAACTGTGCGACAGGACCGGAGTTCATGCGCGATCATATCCGCTCACTGTCAGCGATTTCTTCGGCGGCTGTGAGCTGTTATCCGAATGCCGGATTGCCGGATGAGAACGGGAACTATCATGAATCTCCGGATTCACTGGCCCGTAAGCTGGCAGGCTTTGCTGAAAAGGGCTGGCTGAATATCGCCGGGGGCTGCTGCGGAACAACTCCGGATCATATCCGGGCAATGGCCGAACTGCTAACAACCTTCGAACCCCGCAAGCTGGATGGATCTCACCCTCCGGCATTGTCAGGGATTGAGCCTGTGTATGTAGAGAGTGACAATCGTCCTTACATGGTCGGTGAACGCACGAACGTGCTGGGCTCGCGGAAATTCAAACGTCTGATCGTGGAAGGCAAATATGAGGAAGCTTCGGAAATAGCCCGTGCTCAGGTTAAGAGCGGTGCGCAGGTGATCGATGTCTGTGTGCAGGACCCGGACCGCGATGAGAGCGAAGACATTAAGCAATTTCTGGAACTGGTAGTCAAAAAGGTAAAGGTTCCGCTGATGATCGATACCACCGATCCCAAGGTGATCGATCTTGCGCTGCAATATTGCCAGGGAAAGGCGATTATTAACTCCATTAACCTTGAAGATGGTGAAGAAAAGTTCGAGCTGGTAACTCCGCTGATCCATAAATACGGGGCGGCAATTGTCGTTGGGACGATTGATGAAACCGGACAGGCGATCAAAGCGTCAGACAAGCTGGAGGTTGCCAAACGCTCCTATGATCTGCTGGTGAACAAGTACGGACTGGCTGCAGAGGATCTGATCTTTGATACGCTAGTGTTTCCTGTGGGTACCGGAGATGAGCAGTATATCGGCTCCGCCAAAGAAACGATTGATGGCATCCGCCTGATCAAGGAAGCTTTACCTGCAGTGCATACGATTCTGGGGATCAGTAACGTTTCGTTCGGGCTTCCGGAAGCTGGACGCGAGGTCCTGAACTCAGTCTTTCTGTATGAATGCACCAAGGCCGGACTGGATTATGCGATTGTAAATACGGAGAAGGTTGAACGGTATGCCTCCATTCCGGAAGAAGAGCGCCATCTGGCCGAGGAATTGATCTACAACACCAATGACGAGACGCTGGCGGCGTTCGTTGCTGCTTTTCGTGAGAAGAAAGTGGAGAAGAAAGAGAAGATATCCAATCTTTCGCTGGAGGAACGGCTCGCCTCTTACGTTGTTGAAGGCACCAAGGAAGGTTTGATTCCTGATTTGAATGAAGCCTTGACGAAAAACGGCCCGCTGGATATCATCAATGGTCCGCTAATGGCCGGAATGTCCGAGGTTGGAAGATTGTTTAATAACAATGAATTGATCGTTGCCGAGGTACTGCAAAGCGCTGAAGTGATGAAGGCTTCTGTCGGACATCTGGAGCAATTTATGCAGAAGGATGAGACCTCTGTGAAGGGGAAGATTATGCTGGCCACCGTCAAAGGGGATGTGCATGATATCGGCAAAAACCTGGTGGAGATTATCCTGTCCAACAACGGTTATGAGATCATCAATCTGGGTATAAAGGTACCACCGGAGAATATCATTGAAGCATTCCGGCGGGAAAAGGCCGATGCGATTGGGCTCTCGGGCCTCTTAGTCAAATCGGCGCAGCAGATGGTCACCACCGCTCAGGATCTGCGTTCTGCAGGAATAGATGTGCCAATTATGGTAGGCGGTGCGGCGCTGACACGTAAATTCACCAAGACACGCATCCGCCCGGAGTATGATGGCCTTGTCCTGTACGCCAAGGATGCCATGGATGGATTGGATATCGCTAACCGGCTGATGAATCCGGATGAACGGGTCAAGCTCGAGGAAGAAGTGCGCCAGGAAGCGGAGGCGGCTGTGGCTGTGGCTCCACAGCAGGAGCTTCCGGTGCTGACCCGGGCTGTCCGTTCGAAGATCTCAGCAGACGCGCCTGTGTTCACCCCGCCGGATCTGGAACGCCATGTACTGCGCAGCTATCCGCTGGGCCATATTGTGCCCTATGTAAATATGCAGATGCTGCTAGGCCATCACCTGGGTCTGCGCGGTTCCGTGGAAGCCCAGCTTGCCGCCGGGGATCCGCGTACGGTAGAGCTCAAGGAAACGGTGGACGATATTCTGCATCAGGCAATCCTTGAAGGTACGATTACGCCTCATGCGATGTACCAGTTCTTCCCGGCACAGTCCCGGGGCAATGATATTCTAATCTACGATCCGCAGAACACCGCCAATATTCTGCATACCTTTACATTCCCGCGGCAGAATGTTGAGCCTTACCTTTGCCTCGCCGATTTCCTGAAGTCCGTGGATAGCGGCATTATGGACTACGTCGGGTTCCTGGTCGTGACAGCGGGCCATGGGGTCCGTGAAATGTCGACAGAACTGAAGGATAAAGGCGACTATCTCCGCTCCCACGCCCTGCAGGCCGTGGCGCTGGAGGTTGCCGAAGGCCTGGCCGAGCGGGTCCATCATATGATGCGGGATACCTGGGGCTTCCCTGATCCTGCCGATATGACCATGAAGCAGAGACATGGTGCACGCTATCAGGGGATCCGCGTATCCTTCGGTTATCCGGCTTGTCCGGATCTTGAGGATCAGGGGCCGCTGTTTAAGCTCCTCTCCCCGGAGGATATCGGCGTTCATCTGACTGATGGCTTTATGATGGAGCCGGAGGCTTCTGTCTCGGCAATGGTCTTTGCCCATCCGGAAGCACAGTATTTTAATGTGGAGAAGCTATAG
- a CDS encoding FixH family protein, which yields MIKPKQFIAILFIVMMSTLGGCSENSAEHNHMHAADNVSMEPIKVELSWSPEQGKVNEPVSFKAVVTQAGEAVDDAKEVLFEIVNTNDGSIKLELKGTSSGSGTYEAEGSFAQEGEYSVTSHVTARTQHSMPRKELTVLP from the coding sequence ATGATCAAACCTAAGCAGTTCATTGCAATATTATTTATTGTTATGATGTCAACACTAGGAGGATGTTCCGAAAACAGTGCAGAGCATAACCATATGCACGCTGCAGACAATGTCTCTATGGAGCCCATTAAGGTCGAGCTGAGCTGGAGTCCGGAGCAAGGCAAGGTAAATGAGCCGGTGAGCTTTAAAGCGGTGGTGACGCAGGCGGGTGAAGCGGTAGATGATGCCAAAGAAGTGCTCTTTGAAATCGTGAACACAAACGATGGATCTATAAAGCTGGAGCTGAAAGGAACATCCTCCGGGAGCGGTACATATGAGGCTGAAGGCAGCTTTGCTCAAGAGGGCGAATATAGCGTTACATCGCATGTAACGGCCCGCACACAGCATTCCATGCCGAGAAAAGAACTCACTGTATTACCTTGA
- a CDS encoding HAD family hydrolase has protein sequence MPITAVLFDLDDTLLWDERSVEEAFRAACEAAGNDVDPLELEAAVRREARSLYETYETFPFTKMIGINPFEALWANFTAGEQPEFRQLEQLAPAYRKESWRRGLASVGVNDEALAEQLAAKFAEERRKRPYMYEETLQVLDELRGKVKLLLLTNGCPALQQEKLDGVPELIPYFDHVVISGSFGKGKPDKDIFVHALDLLDIAPEQGVMVGDKLTTDILGGLTAGLTTVWINRTGKKANPEIRPDYQIGHLSELLPLVQSL, from the coding sequence ATGCCGATTACCGCCGTACTATTTGACCTTGACGATACACTGCTCTGGGATGAACGGAGCGTTGAAGAAGCTTTTCGCGCGGCCTGCGAAGCAGCAGGAAACGATGTTGACCCTTTAGAGCTGGAAGCAGCTGTCCGCAGGGAAGCCAGAAGCCTTTACGAGACTTATGAGACGTTTCCATTTACGAAGATGATCGGAATCAATCCTTTCGAAGCGCTATGGGCGAATTTTACAGCCGGGGAGCAGCCGGAATTCCGGCAACTGGAGCAGCTTGCTCCGGCATACCGCAAAGAATCCTGGCGCCGCGGCCTGGCTTCCGTTGGAGTCAATGATGAAGCACTGGCTGAACAACTAGCCGCCAAATTTGCCGAGGAACGCCGGAAGCGGCCTTATATGTATGAAGAAACGCTGCAAGTGTTGGATGAGCTCCGCGGTAAGGTGAAGCTGTTACTGCTCACAAACGGGTGTCCTGCTCTTCAGCAGGAGAAACTGGACGGTGTTCCGGAGCTTATCCCTTATTTTGATCATGTGGTCATCTCAGGGAGCTTTGGTAAAGGTAAGCCGGACAAGGATATTTTCGTACATGCGCTTGATCTGCTGGACATTGCTCCGGAACAAGGAGTTATGGTCGGTGATAAGCTTACGACGGATATTCTAGGCGGTCTGACTGCAGGTCTTACCACGGTCTGGATTAACCGGACGGGTAAAAAAGCTAATCCGGAGATTCGGCCGGACTATCAGATCGGGCATCTCTCCGAGCTTCTTCCGCTGGTACAATCGCTATAA
- a CDS encoding DUF896 domain-containing protein, which produces MNIDELVARINELARKQKSSGLNEEELAERAKLREIYLGNIRSNFRAQLDTIEIVDNDDQGNKGLKH; this is translated from the coding sequence TTGAATATAGACGAATTGGTCGCACGCATCAATGAATTGGCTCGCAAACAGAAAAGCAGCGGCCTGAATGAAGAGGAATTAGCAGAACGCGCTAAGCTCCGCGAGATCTATCTGGGCAACATCCGCAGCAACTTCCGTGCACAGCTTGATACGATTGAAATCGTGGATAACGATGATCAAGGCAACAAGGGGCTTAAACATTAG
- a CDS encoding LysM peptidoglycan-binding domain-containing protein yields the protein MLKYSTYRSIYDEAREVQSAGDDSASTYVSSLKDSAASLFSMLMKVFVKDNFIKLALVFMLVVSGFTVVGNVFAGSVSSMTEGKRVVVERGDTLWSIAREHKPDNMRTVVYIEGIKETSGLKSSDIQAGDVLTLPVY from the coding sequence ATGTTAAAATACAGTACATACCGCAGCATCTACGATGAAGCCCGTGAGGTTCAGTCTGCCGGAGATGATTCTGCTTCAACTTATGTTTCAAGTCTAAAGGATTCTGCAGCGTCCTTATTCAGTATGCTGATGAAGGTATTTGTGAAAGATAACTTTATAAAGCTAGCCTTAGTGTTTATGCTCGTAGTTTCAGGTTTTACAGTTGTAGGAAATGTTTTTGCCGGATCGGTGTCCTCTATGACAGAAGGTAAGCGGGTAGTTGTTGAACGCGGTGACACGCTTTGGAGCATTGCACGTGAACATAAACCGGATAACATGAGGACTGTCGTATATATAGAAGGAATTAAAGAAACAAGTGGACTGAAGAGCAGTGACATCCAGGCCGGAGATGTGCTGACCTTGCCTGTATATTAA
- the lexA gene encoding transcriptional repressor LexA, translating into MSKISSRQLAILEFIRNEVRSKGYPPSVREIGEAVGLASSSTVHGHLDRLEKKGLIRRDPTKPRAIELLGQEDSENVHQFVQTVTRIPVVGKVTAGVPITATENIEDYFPLPSHYVGDNKVFMLSVLGDSMVDAGIMNGDYVIVRQQQTADNGDIVVAMTEEDEATVKTFYKERDHIRLQPENPAYEPLRLNRVTILGRVIGLFRDIH; encoded by the coding sequence ATGTCAAAGATTTCGAGTCGTCAGCTGGCGATCCTGGAATTTATACGTAACGAAGTCCGCAGCAAGGGTTATCCTCCGTCTGTCCGGGAAATTGGGGAAGCTGTCGGTCTTGCATCCAGCTCCACAGTACATGGTCATTTGGATCGTCTTGAGAAGAAGGGCCTTATCCGTCGTGACCCTACGAAGCCGCGTGCGATAGAACTGCTTGGACAGGAAGATTCTGAGAATGTACATCAATTTGTACAAACAGTAACCCGTATTCCTGTTGTAGGTAAAGTCACCGCCGGGGTGCCTATTACAGCTACAGAGAATATTGAAGACTATTTTCCACTACCTAGCCATTATGTAGGAGACAACAAAGTTTTCATGCTCTCTGTACTCGGAGACAGCATGGTGGATGCGGGAATTATGAACGGCGACTATGTTATTGTCCGCCAGCAGCAGACAGCAGATAATGGAGATATCGTCGTTGCGATGACTGAAGAAGATGAAGCTACTGTTAAGACATTCTACAAAGAACGAGACCATATCCGCCTGCAGCCGGAGAATCCGGCTTATGAACCGCTCCGCTTGAACCGTGTTACCATTTTAGGCAGAGTCATTGGACTTTTCCGTGATATCCACTAG
- a CDS encoding L,D-transpeptidase — protein sequence MPNYRIIVDLSQRMLYLLDNDIVTRGFPVGIGTMLTVSPTGEYTIINKQPNPGGPFGAFWMGLSKPHYGIHGTNDPASIGHRVSHGCIRMYNTDVLALSRIVPIGTRVTIRE from the coding sequence TTGCCCAATTACCGGATAATTGTTGATCTGTCGCAGCGCATGCTGTATTTACTGGATAACGACATTGTGACCCGTGGTTTTCCCGTTGGAATCGGCACCATGCTGACAGTTTCACCTACAGGCGAGTATACCATCATTAACAAGCAGCCCAATCCCGGCGGGCCTTTTGGCGCCTTTTGGATGGGGCTGTCTAAACCGCATTACGGCATTCACGGAACGAATGACCCTGCTTCGATCGGTCATAGGGTCTCCCACGGTTGCATACGGATGTATAATACTGATGTTCTCGCTTTATCTCGTATAGTCCCCATTGGCACGCGTGTAACGATTAGGGAGTAA
- a CDS encoding DUF6199 family natural product biosynthesis protein, which translates to MPAGIAWFMTAFLVLWTGTALFATIKPRYFWQITQGWKAFKEPPQAYFIFSAIGTGIFAVIGLALLLFPFYHGR; encoded by the coding sequence ATGCCTGCAGGAATTGCCTGGTTTATGACCGCGTTTCTTGTACTTTGGACGGGAACGGCGTTATTTGCTACGATTAAACCGCGCTATTTTTGGCAGATTACCCAAGGCTGGAAAGCTTTCAAAGAGCCGCCACAAGCATATTTTATCTTTTCTGCTATCGGCACAGGGATTTTTGCAGTTATTGGCCTTGCACTATTGTTATTTCCTTTCTATCATGGCCGTTAG
- a CDS encoding sporulation protein Cse60, translating to MIQVKEFVDGDNFYAENKANEFLKGLREEQVVNICYGSVVKSSRDGAEHQRSTILVVYKSDEK from the coding sequence ATGATACAGGTAAAAGAATTTGTGGACGGCGATAATTTTTATGCGGAGAACAAGGCGAATGAATTCCTCAAGGGGTTACGTGAAGAGCAGGTAGTTAACATCTGTTATGGCTCAGTAGTCAAATCTTCGCGTGACGGTGCAGAGCACCAGCGGAGCACAATATTGGTGGTATACAAGTCAGATGAAAAATAA
- a CDS encoding GNAT family N-acetyltransferase: MSKSPFEQFPRIESAAITLRKITDSDLDELFDIYSNEKLFVHSPVMLKKNKETVANMIGHFERDFLKKKTIFLGICLNKEPERIVGVAEIFDYVQDVNMITIGYRLDDKFWGQGIATEAVQAITEYLFKELGINRIQAFVMPENIKSQKVLLRNYFRQEGTIRQGQVWKGHGVVDLEVFSRLDSDETKY; this comes from the coding sequence ATGAGTAAAAGCCCATTTGAACAATTTCCACGAATTGAATCTGCAGCAATTACATTAAGAAAAATAACTGATTCTGATCTCGACGAGCTGTTTGACATCTATAGCAATGAAAAGCTGTTTGTGCATTCACCAGTAATGCTGAAGAAAAACAAAGAGACAGTGGCCAATATGATAGGACATTTTGAAAGAGATTTTCTTAAGAAGAAGACGATTTTCCTGGGAATCTGCTTGAACAAAGAGCCTGAACGTATTGTTGGCGTGGCAGAAATATTTGATTATGTGCAGGACGTAAATATGATCACCATAGGTTACAGGCTTGACGATAAATTTTGGGGTCAGGGGATTGCCACAGAAGCAGTTCAGGCGATAACGGAATATTTGTTCAAGGAGTTAGGGATCAATCGTATTCAAGCCTTTGTAATGCCGGAGAATATCAAATCCCAGAAGGTGCTGCTGAGGAATTATTTTAGACAAGAAGGCACGATCCGGCAAGGTCAGGTCTGGAAAGGACATGGCGTAGTGGATTTAGAGGTGTTCTCACGGCTGGATAGCGATGAGACCAAATATTAA
- the glnA gene encoding type I glutamate--ammonia ligase gives MSFSKEDIIRIAKEENVRFIRLQFTDLLGTIKNVEIPVSQLEKALDNKMMFDGSSIEGYVRIEESDMYLYPDLSTWVIFPWVTDSRVARLICDVYMPDGTPFAGDPRGILKRCLEEAEEMGYTAMNVGPEPEFFLFRTDEKGNPTTELNDQGGYFDLAPMDLGENCRREIVLTLEEMGFEIEASHHEVASGQHEIDFKYADAIKAADQIQTFKLVVKTVARQHGLHATFMPKPLFGMNGSGMHAHQSLFKGNENVFYDESDTLGLSKTARYYMAGILKHARAFAAITNPTVNSYKRLVPGYEAPCYVAWSASNRSPMIRIPASRGLSTRIEVRNPDPAANPYLALAVMLKAGLDGIKRQLDLPAPIDRNIYVMSEEERIEEGIPSLPSDLKEALNEMIRSHVITEALGEHALAHFYELKEIEWDIYRTQVHEWERAQYMTLY, from the coding sequence GTGAGCTTTTCTAAAGAGGATATTATCCGCATCGCCAAGGAAGAAAACGTCCGTTTTATTCGCCTGCAATTCACCGACCTGCTCGGAACGATCAAAAACGTTGAGATTCCTGTAAGCCAGCTTGAAAAAGCGCTCGACAATAAAATGATGTTCGATGGATCGTCCATTGAAGGTTATGTGCGTATTGAGGAATCTGACATGTATCTCTATCCGGACCTCAGCACATGGGTGATTTTCCCTTGGGTGACGGACAGCCGGGTAGCACGTCTGATTTGTGATGTGTACATGCCTGATGGAACACCGTTTGCCGGCGATCCGCGCGGCATTCTCAAACGCTGTCTTGAGGAAGCAGAAGAAATGGGCTACACTGCCATGAACGTTGGACCAGAGCCGGAATTTTTCCTGTTCAGAACCGATGAGAAGGGTAATCCTACTACAGAATTGAATGACCAGGGTGGATATTTCGATTTGGCGCCGATGGATCTTGGGGAGAACTGCCGCCGCGAAATCGTATTGACTCTTGAAGAAATGGGCTTCGAAATTGAAGCTTCTCACCACGAAGTGGCTTCCGGCCAGCATGAAATTGACTTCAAATATGCGGATGCGATCAAAGCCGCTGACCAAATTCAAACCTTCAAGCTCGTTGTGAAGACGGTTGCCCGTCAGCACGGCCTGCATGCTACTTTTATGCCTAAGCCTCTATTTGGTATGAACGGATCCGGGATGCATGCCCACCAATCCTTGTTCAAAGGCAATGAGAATGTATTCTATGATGAAAGTGATACGCTCGGCCTGAGCAAAACTGCACGGTATTACATGGCTGGTATCCTGAAGCACGCACGTGCTTTTGCCGCCATCACGAATCCGACAGTGAACTCTTACAAACGTCTGGTTCCCGGTTATGAAGCCCCTTGTTACGTAGCCTGGTCTGCGAGCAACCGCAGCCCGATGATTCGTATTCCGGCTTCCAGAGGACTCAGTACACGCATTGAAGTCCGCAATCCGGACCCTGCAGCTAACCCGTATCTTGCACTTGCTGTAATGTTGAAGGCAGGTCTTGACGGAATCAAGCGCCAGCTTGATCTTCCGGCTCCAATCGACCGGAACATCTATGTGATGTCTGAGGAAGAGCGGATTGAAGAAGGCATTCCAAGCTTGCCGTCCGATCTGAAAGAAGCACTAAATGAAATGATCCGCAGCCATGTCATCACTGAAGCCCTTGGTGAACATGCTTTGGCTCACTTCTATGAACTGAAGGAAATCGAATGGGACATCTATCGTACCCAGGTTCACGAGTGGGAAAGAGCTCAGTACATGACTCTTTACTAG
- a CDS encoding MerR family transcriptional regulator, with translation MGDEIRRNMALFPIGIVMKLTDLSARQIRYYEQHSLIVPARTSGNQRLFSFNDVERLLEIKALIEKGVNIAGIKQVMNPVSKESEEATVITPDTEVRRRELSDSQLHRLLKQELVSGKRPGQVSLIQGELSRFFNK, from the coding sequence ATGGGTGATGAAATCCGCAGAAATATGGCATTATTTCCTATAGGAATCGTAATGAAGCTAACCGATTTATCTGCTAGACAAATTCGTTATTATGAGCAACACAGCCTGATCGTGCCCGCACGCACTTCCGGCAACCAGCGTTTGTTCTCATTTAATGATGTAGAGCGCCTATTGGAAATCAAAGCATTAATTGAGAAAGGCGTTAATATTGCCGGCATTAAGCAGGTAATGAACCCTGTCTCGAAGGAATCCGAAGAAGCTACGGTAATTACCCCTGACACAGAGGTTCGCCGTAGAGAGTTGTCTGATTCACAGCTTCACCGTTTGCTTAAGCAGGAACTGGTTTCGGGTAAAAGACCGGGACAAGTATCTCTTATTCAAGGCGAGCTATCCCGGTTTTTTAATAAATAA